The proteins below come from a single Anguilla rostrata isolate EN2019 chromosome 3, ASM1855537v3, whole genome shotgun sequence genomic window:
- the asgr1a gene encoding asialoglycoprotein receptor 1 — protein sequence MNAAREPANRTILKEYQDDIENMDTNEDRAFWKKEESIPRLGLGPPAGRSLWHLCTVLSVSAILLLALIITVAVNNVKVDRKFTALEKTVANLSASVTSVNSKIQTGENVHLEINMLKDSLKTAAQQLTTLNREMKRMDALATLTSEISKMKCTLEKIEKNVTGAGCCPIDWQFYGSGCFFFSEEGMSWDSARDYCSSMSSSLVILKDTEKWDWVAQRTMPRYYWIGLTDERTGVWEWVDGTPYYMNRRQWKPGQPDDWTMHGLGGGEDCAHLHNDGKLNDDHCSRKYRFVCESFVMAEPAESTRPSH from the exons ATGAATGCGGCGAGGGAACCAGCCAACAGAACAATTCTCAAAGAATATCAAGATGATATTGAAAACATGGATACAAATGAGGACAGGGCCTTCTGGAAAAAAGAAG AATCCATTCCACGACTGGGATTAGGACCCCCTGCTGGAAGATCGCTGTGGCACCTTTGCACTGTCCTGTCAGTGTCAGCAATTCTGTTGCTTGCTCTCATTATTACTGTGGCTGTTAACA ATGTGAAGGTGGACAGGAAGTTTACAGCTCTGGAGAAGACCGTGGCCaacctcagtgcctcagtgacCTCCGTCAATTCCAAGATCCAAACAG GTGAAAATGTCCACTTAGAGATCAACATGCTGAAAGATTCATTGAAAACTGCTGCGCAGCAACTGACTACTC TCAATAGAGAAATGAAGAGAATGGATGCACTGGCAACTCTGACAAGTGAAATTTCCAAGATGAAATGCACCctggaaaaaatagaaaaaaatg TCACTGGTGCAGGCTGTTGTCCCATCGACTGGCAGTTCTATGGCTCTGgctgcttcttcttctctgAAGAAGGAATGTCTTGGGACTCTGCCCGCGACTACTGTAGCAGTATGAGTTCCTCACTGGTCATCTTGAAGGATACGGAAAAGTGG GATTGGGTAGCCCAGAGGACCATGCCAAGATACTACTGGATCGGACTTACAGATGAGAGGACGGGAGTGTGGGAGTGGGTGGATGGCACACCGTACTACATGAACAGGAG GCAGTGGAAACCAGGCCAGCCAGATGATTGGACAATGCACGGTTTGGGGGGAGGTGAAGACTGTGCCCACCTGCACAATGATGGCAAGCTAAATGATGACCACTGCTCCCGCAAATATCGCTTTGTATGTGAATCCTTTGTGATGGCAGAACCTGCAGAATCAACAAGGCCCTCACATTGA